In Chryseobacterium camelliae, one DNA window encodes the following:
- a CDS encoding bifunctional 5,10-methylenetetrahydrofolate dehydrogenase/5,10-methenyltetrahydrofolate cyclohydrolase: MAEILDGLKVSKEIKAEIKAEVEKILESKRRAPHLVAILVGNNGASKAYVNSKVKDCEEVGFQSSLIKFPSTVSEAELLEKIDELNKSKAVDGFIVQLPLPDQIDQEKIIKAIDPRKDVDGFHPENFGKMALEMDTFLPATPFGILTLLERYNIETKGKDCVIIGRSKIVGRPMSILMGRKDFPGNSTVTLTHSYTKDIEAYTKKADIVITALGDPHFLKGDMIKEGAVIVDVGITRVDDDSPKGYYLAGDVDFDSCAAKASWITPVPGGVGPMTRAMLMKNTILAYKTSVYND; this comes from the coding sequence ATGGCAGAAATTCTTGACGGACTGAAAGTATCCAAAGAAATTAAAGCGGAAATTAAGGCGGAGGTTGAAAAGATCCTTGAGAGTAAGAGGAGGGCACCGCATCTGGTGGCTATTCTTGTAGGAAACAACGGAGCCAGCAAGGCGTATGTAAACAGTAAAGTAAAAGACTGTGAGGAAGTAGGATTCCAGTCCAGCCTCATCAAATTTCCAAGCACGGTTTCAGAAGCTGAATTGCTGGAAAAAATCGATGAGCTGAATAAATCCAAAGCAGTGGACGGATTTATTGTTCAGCTGCCTCTACCGGATCAGATCGATCAGGAAAAGATCATCAAGGCTATTGATCCCAGAAAGGATGTTGACGGGTTCCATCCGGAAAACTTCGGCAAAATGGCCCTTGAAATGGATACCTTCCTGCCTGCTACCCCATTTGGGATCTTAACCCTTCTGGAGCGTTACAATATTGAAACCAAAGGTAAGGACTGTGTGATTATCGGCAGAAGTAAGATTGTAGGAAGACCGATGAGTATCCTGATGGGAAGAAAAGATTTCCCGGGGAACTCTACCGTTACCCTTACGCACTCTTATACGAAAGATATTGAAGCCTATACCAAAAAAGCGGACATCGTAATTACAGCACTCGGAGATCCTCACTTCCTGAAGGGAGATATGATTAAAGAAGGAGCCGTAATTGTGGATGTAGGAATTACCAGAGTAGATGACGATTCTCCGAAAGGATATTACCTTGCGGGAGATGTGGATTTCGACAGCTGTGCGGCAAAAGCCAGCTGGATCACGCCTGTTCCAGGAGGAGTAGGTCCGATGACCAGAGCCATGCTGATGAAAAATACCATCCTCGCCTATAAGACCTCAGTCTATAACGACTAA
- a CDS encoding 7-carboxy-7-deazaguanine synthase QueE, protein MNSEEKNILLQEGKMLPVMEHFYTLQGEGAHTGKAAYFIRLGGCDVGCHWCDVKESWNPDLHPLMNAEEIAETAAAHCKTIVLTGGEPLMWNLDILTSRLKSLGCTIHIETSGAYPMSGQLDWITLSPKKTGLPKEEIYQKAHELKVIIFNQHDFIFAEEQAARVSESCKLYLQSEWSKRDEMYPKITDFILAHPRWQASVQTHKYLNIP, encoded by the coding sequence ATGAACAGCGAAGAAAAAAATATTTTATTGCAAGAAGGTAAAATGCTCCCCGTAATGGAGCATTTTTACACTTTACAGGGAGAAGGGGCACATACCGGAAAAGCAGCCTATTTCATCCGTTTGGGTGGCTGCGATGTAGGCTGCCACTGGTGCGATGTAAAGGAAAGCTGGAATCCCGACCTTCACCCATTGATGAACGCGGAAGAAATTGCAGAAACGGCAGCAGCCCACTGCAAAACCATTGTGCTGACAGGCGGTGAACCACTGATGTGGAATCTGGATATCCTTACTTCAAGGTTAAAATCCCTGGGATGTACGATTCATATTGAAACTTCAGGAGCGTATCCTATGAGCGGACAACTGGACTGGATTACATTGTCACCGAAAAAGACCGGCCTGCCGAAAGAGGAAATCTACCAGAAAGCCCATGAGCTGAAAGTCATTATTTTCAATCAGCATGACTTTATTTTTGCCGAAGAACAGGCGGCCCGGGTTTCTGAAAGCTGTAAACTGTACCTCCAGAGTGAATGGAGCAAGCGCGACGAAATGTATCCTAAAATTACCGATTTTATTCTGGCCCACCCGCGGTGGCAGGCTTCAGTTCAGACCCATAAATATCTGAATATCCCGTAA
- a CDS encoding exopolysaccharide biosynthesis polyprenyl glycosylphosphotransferase, translating to MQRIRYSRYVKSIIILLDLLVIASVFIFFFVSRNEHLKYNQETWYQNMFSLILLFLFWMLLSGRTKIYNIARNLTYTLFLERLFIHCLLFILGILLISKVSYNTFFNSDVYWLSLYLFCFIFLVKSLIFFAIKYLRSLGINHRNVMFLDENAATEVLKNILTERKDYGYKIFDYGSTEINAELLVSFWKKNGIYTVFLPLENSLSEDTEKEVFKLAENNKVHISLVPSIAQSDFLLHDLGYIQTQPVLNQARYPLDYFSNFLLKRIFDIVFSVLILVLICSWLFPVIALIIKMTSKGPVFFIQKRYGFHEEVFNCIKFRTMVVNDESAIRTTCENDSRITRFGGLLRKTSLDEMPQFINVLKGEMSIVGPRPHMLAVDQYYKPKIGRYSLRSMVSPGITGLAQVNGLRGDSGDVEVEMNKRVLADTFYVRHWSFIMDMVIIVKTVVLVITGDKNAK from the coding sequence ATGCAGAGAATTCGATATTCGAGATATGTGAAATCGATTATTATTTTGCTTGACCTTCTGGTTATTGCATCGGTCTTTATATTCTTTTTTGTGAGCAGGAACGAACATCTGAAATACAATCAGGAGACCTGGTATCAGAATATGTTTTCCCTGATCCTGTTATTTTTATTCTGGATGCTTTTAAGCGGCAGGACAAAAATATACAATATCGCAAGGAACCTAACCTATACCCTGTTTCTGGAACGGCTGTTCATTCACTGCCTGCTGTTTATCCTCGGTATCCTGCTGATCAGTAAAGTAAGTTATAATACGTTCTTTAATTCGGATGTATACTGGCTTTCCTTATATCTTTTCTGCTTTATTTTTCTGGTGAAGTCCCTTATTTTCTTTGCAATAAAATACCTGAGGAGCCTGGGTATCAACCATCGAAATGTGATGTTTCTGGATGAAAATGCTGCCACAGAAGTACTTAAAAATATTCTTACCGAAAGGAAAGACTATGGTTATAAGATTTTTGATTACGGCAGTACGGAAATTAATGCCGAATTGCTGGTCAGCTTCTGGAAAAAAAACGGAATTTACACTGTATTCCTTCCGTTGGAGAATTCCCTTAGCGAAGATACCGAAAAAGAGGTCTTTAAGCTGGCGGAAAACAACAAGGTACACATCTCCCTTGTTCCCAGCATTGCGCAGAGTGATTTCCTCCTGCATGACCTCGGTTATATCCAGACTCAGCCAGTCCTTAACCAGGCCAGGTACCCTCTGGATTATTTTTCGAATTTTCTTTTAAAAAGAATCTTTGATATTGTTTTTTCGGTACTTATTTTGGTACTTATCTGTTCATGGCTTTTTCCGGTCATTGCCCTCATCATTAAAATGACTTCAAAAGGCCCGGTATTCTTCATCCAGAAGCGATACGGCTTTCATGAAGAGGTTTTTAACTGCATCAAATTCAGGACTATGGTGGTGAATGATGAGTCAGCAATCCGTACAACCTGTGAGAATGACAGCAGGATTACCCGTTTCGGTGGCCTTCTCAGGAAGACCAGCCTGGATGAGATGCCTCAGTTCATCAATGTACTGAAGGGAGAGATGTCCATAGTGGGACCCCGCCCTCACATGCTGGCTGTTGACCAGTATTACAAACCCAAAATCGGAAGGTACAGCCTGAGGAGCATGGTAAGCCCGGGCATTACCGGGCTTGCCCAGGTAAACGGTTTACGGGGTGATTCCGGGGATGTTGAGGTGGAAATGAACAAACGGGTACTGGCCGATACCTTTTATGTACGGCACTGGAGTTTCATCATGGATATGGTGATTATTGTGAAGACCGTGGTACTGGTCATCACGGGAGATAAAAATGCAAAATGA